AGAAATCCGCATCGACACCGACCCCGCGGCCCGCAGCACCATGATGGAAATCACCCAGCGCCGCACGGTGCCGCAGATTTTCATCGGCGACACCCATGTGGGCGGCTGCGACGACCTGATGGCACTCGACAGCCGCGGCGGCCTGGTGCCCCTGCTGCAAGCCGCCTGACGACGAATCAGCCGGGTGTCACGGAAGCGGTCCGGGCGCCGGGC
The Variovorax paradoxus genome window above contains:
- the grxC gene encoding glutaredoxin 3: MQAVKMYTTAFCPYCVRAKQILKSKGVDEIEEIRIDTDPAARSTMMEITQRRTVPQIFIGDTHVGGCDDLMALDSRGGLVPLLQAA